In Oryza brachyantha chromosome 2, ObraRS2, whole genome shotgun sequence, a single window of DNA contains:
- the LOC102717411 gene encoding probable metal-nicotianamine transporter YSL14 — MAQHTAAAAGGDEEVAEAAAAAVGGATLRHRHAGKGAEEEHGAEGGVGRNAAGADDPDATSVERVFADKAVPSWREQLTLRAFVVSALLSVMFSVIVMKLNLTTGIIPSLNVSAGLLGFFFVRLWTSAVERMGLLRQPFTRQENTVIQTCVVSAYGIAFSGGFGSYLFGMSETIAKQATEAKDAQNIKDPHLGWMIGFLFLVSFIGLLALVPLRKIMIVDYKLTYPSGTATAYLINGFHTPEGAKLAKKQVKTLGKYFLFSFFWGFFQWFFTAGDDCGFKNFPTLGLEAYKNRFFFDFSPTYVGVGMICPYIVNVSVLLGGILSWGVMWPLIAKKKGSWYPADIPDSSLHGLQAYRVFISIALILGDGLYNFLKVLIRTIAGFISMVQNNSKGMLPVSDNGMSISTTEAVSFDDERRTEIFLKDQIPKSVAYGGYVVVAALSIGTLPEIFPQLKWYYILVAYVVAPVLAFCNAYGSGLTDWSLASTYGKLAIFVFGAWAGLSHGGVLVGLAACGVMMSIVSTASDLMQDFKTGYLTLASPRSMFISQVIGTGMGCVIAPCVFWLFYKAFSNIGTSGTEYPAPYAIVYRNMAILGVDGFDSLPENCLTLCYIFFAAAIAINLIRDLAPHKVSRFIPLPMAMAIPFYIGSYFAIDMFLGSLILFVWEKLNKTKADAFGPAVASGLICGDGIWTLPQSILALAKVKPPICMKFLSRAANAKVDSFLAG, encoded by the exons ATGGCGCAGCacaccgccgcggcggcgggcggggacgaggaggtggcggaggcggcggcagcggcggtgggggGTGCCACGCTCCGGCACCGCCACGCGGGGAagggcgcggaggaggagcacggGGCGGAGGGCGGGGTGGGGCGCAATGCTGCAGGCGCCGACGACCCCGACGCGACGTCGGTGGAGCGGGTGTTCGCGGACAAGGCGGTGCCGTCGTGGAGGGAGCAGCTGACGCTGCGGGCGTTCGTGGTCAGCGCGCTCCTCTCCGTCATGTTCAGCGTGATCGTGATGAAGCTGAACCTCACCACGGGGATCATCCCCTCGCTCAACGTCTCCGCGGGGCTGCTCGGCTTCTTCTTCGTCCGCCTCTGGACCTCCGCCGTCGAGCGGATGGGCCTGCTCAGGCAGCCCTTCACGCGCCAGGAGAACACCGTCATCCAGACCTGCGTCGTCTCCGCCTACGGCATCGCCTTCAGCG GTGGGTTTGGCAGTTATCTATTTGGAATGAGTGAGACAATAGCTAAGCAAGCAACAGAGGCTAAAGATGCTCAGAATATCAAGGATCCTCACCTTGGATGGATGATAGGATTTCTTTTCCTTGTCAGTTTTATTGGGCTATTGGCACTTGTGCCCCTAAGAAAA ATTATGATTGTTGATTACAAGCTGACATATCCAAGTGGCACAGCAACTGCTTATCTCATCAATGGTTTTCACACACCAGAGGGTGCCAAGCTAGCAAA gaaacaAGTAAAGACATTGGGCAAGTACTTTTTGTTTAGCTTCTTCTGGGGCTTTTTCCAGTGGTTCTTCACTGCTGGGGACGACTGCGGATTCAAGAACTTCCCAACGTTAGGCCTTGAAGCTTATAAAAACAG gtttttctttgatttctcTCCTACCTATGTTGGAGTTGGCATGATCTGTCCATATATTGTGAATGTGTCAGTTCTGCTAGGTGGTATCCTCTCATGGGGTGTGATGTGGCCTCTCATTGCCAAGAAAAAAGGGAGTTGGTACCCTGCTGATATCCCAGACTCCAGTCTCCATGGGCTTCAGGCTTACAGG GTTTTCATATCCATTGCTTTGATCCTTGGGGATGGTTTATACAACTTCCTCAAGGTGCTTATCCGCACAATTGCAGGCTTCATATCAATGGTTCAGAACAATTCAAAAGGCATGCTTCCTGTTTCAGACAATGGCATGTCCATCTCCACCACCGAAGCGGTATCCTTTGACGATGAACGTCGCACTGAAATCTTCCTGAAAGATCAAATTCCAAAGTCAGTTGCATATGGAGGCTATGTCGTAGTTGCTGCTCTATCGATCGGTACCCTCCCTGAAATCTTCCCACAGCTCAAGTGGTACTACATTTTGGTTGCCTATGTCGTTGCACCTGTGCTGGCCTTCTGCAATGCCTATGGGAGTGGTCTCACTGATTGGTCTCTTGCATCGACCTATGGCAAGCTTGCTATCTTCGTGTTCGGCGCGTGGGCAGGCCTTTCTCATGGCGGTGTGCTCGTAGGACTTGCTGCCTGTGGTGTCATGATGAGCATCGTGTCCACTGCTTCTGACCTGATGCAAGACTTCAAGACTGGATACTTGACTCTGGCATCACCGAGGTCCATGTTTATCAGTCAGGTGATCGGCACTGGTATGGGCTGTGTCATTGCTCCCTGCGTCTTCTGGCTCTTCTACAAGGCTTTCAGCAATATTGGTACAAGCGGCACCGAGTACCCAGCGCCTTATGCCATCGTGTACCGCAACATGGCCATCCTGGGTGTCGATGGCTTCGACTCGCTTCCGGAGAACTGCTTGACTCTCTGCTACATCTTCTTCGCCGCGGCGATCGCCATCAACCTGATCAGAGACTTGGCGCCGCACAAGGTTTCGAGGTTCATCCCTCTCCCTATGGCGATGGCAATTCCTTTCTACATAGGATCGTACTTCGCGATCGATATGTTCCTGGGCAGCCTGATACTCTTTGTGTGGGAGAAGCTGAACAAGACAAAGGCAGATGCGTTCGGACCTGCGGTTGCGTCAGGGTTGATCTGCGGTGATGGGATCTGGACACTGCCCCAGTCCATTCTTGCGCTTGCCAAGGTGAAGCCTCCCATTTGCATGAAATTTTTGTCTAGGGCAGCCAATGCCAAAGTGGATAGCTTCCTTGCAGGCTAG
- the LOC102700212 gene encoding pentatricopeptide repeat-containing protein At4g36680, mitochondrial-like, with protein sequence MAALASLLLRRRRGGRRADFLLRALSTAAAEPALTASAAKTRLRREHDPDRVVSLFEAIDDASLSASSTRHALSLAARRLSRARRFADAEALLSSHIPASPTEPQLAAVLCSYASASLPEKALPAFRSAVPSLPTPVSPLPFNALLSVFLRCRRHRRVPVLFAELSKEFSITPDASSYGILVKAYCMLGKDAKAHEVLDKMRGQGFTPTTSIYTTMIDSMYKQKKIEQAERLWKQMLESGCKPDQAAYNAKIMHYSLHGNTEDVLETIAEMGAAGVKPDTITYNFLMTSYCKDGKIESAKELYNSLGEKGCSANAATYKHMLAQLCAHGDFDGALEIFKESFRSNKVPDFRTMRGLVEGLTKVGRAAEAKNIVAKMKKKFPEQLLSGWIKLERELGLNSDSGDASQAECISEETPAEAGTATLKTLELEDPSADDTECTTEASTNEKMPQGFA encoded by the coding sequence ATGGCAGcgctcgcctccctcctcctccgccgccgccgcggcgggcgccgCGCCGACTTTCTCCTCCGCGCGCTCTctaccgccgctgccgagccGGCCCTCACGGCCTCGGCCGCCAAgacccgcctccgccgcgagcACGACCCCGACCGCGTCGTCTCCCTCTTCGAGGCCATCGACGacgcctccctctccgcctcctccacccgccacgcgctctccctcgccgcccgccggctgTCCCGTGCCCGCCGCTTCGCGGACGCCGaggctctcctctcctcccacaTCCCGGCCTCCCCCACCGAGCCGCAGCTCGCTGCTGTCCTCTGCTCCTACGCCTCCGCATCCCTACCCGAGAAGGCTCTCCCCGCCTTCCGCTCCGCCGTGCCGTCCCTCCCGACCCCCGTCTCCCCGCTCCCATTCAACGCTCTCCTCTCTGTGTTCCtccgatgccgccgccaccgccgtgtcCCGGTCCTCTTCGCCGAGCTCTCCAAGGAGTTCTCCATCACCCCTGACGCCTCCTCCTACGGCATCCTGGTCAAGGCCTACTGCATGCTTGGCAAAGACGCTAAGGCACACGAGGTGTTAGATAAAATGCGTGGGCAGGGTTTCACACCGACCACCAGTATCTACACCACAATGATCGATTCCATGTATAAGCAGAAGAAGATCGAGCAGGCAGAGCGCTTGTGGAAGCAGATGTTGGAGAGTGGATGCAAGCCTGACCAAGCGGCATATAATGCAAAGATCATGCACTACAGCCTCCACGGTAACACGGAAGATGTGCTTGAGACGATAGCAGAAATGGGGGCAGCTGGAGTGAAGCCGGACACTATCACATACAATTTCCTCATGACTAGCTATTGCAAGGATGGTAAGATAGAGTCTGCCAAGGAGTTGTACAATTCACTAGGTGAGAAGGGGTGCTCGGCAAACGCTGCCACGTACAAGCATATGTTGGCACAGCTGTGTGCCCATGGAGATTTTGACGGTGCATTGGAGATTTTCAAGGAAAGCTTCAGGAGCAACAAGGTGCCAGATTTTAGGACAATGAGAGGATTGGTTGAGGGATTGACAAAGGTTGGCAGGGCTGCTGAGGCAAAGAATATTGTTGccaagatgaagaagaagttCCCAGAGCAATTGCTGTCAGGGTGGATAAAGCTTGAGAGGGAGCTTGGGTTGAACTCGGATAGCGGAGATGCAAGTCAGGCAGAATGCATATCTGAAGAAACTCCTGCTGAGGCTGGGACTGCTACTTTAAAGACACTTGAGCTGGAAGATCCTTCTGCGGATGATACAGAATGTACAACAGAGGCATCCACTAATGAGAAAATGCCACAGGGTTTTGCTTGA
- the LOC102717686 gene encoding replication protein A 32 kDa subunit B-like, with translation MYGGGGSYDGGAGNANSLFGGGGFMPSQSTNPAEGSGGGGFPKARNAQTLLPLTVKQIMDASQTSDDKSNFAVNGLEVSTVRLVGRILNKVDRVTDVSFTLDDGTGRIPVNRWENDSTDTKEMADVQNGDYAIVNGGLKGFQGKRQVVAYSVRLVTNFNDVTHHFLHCIHVHLELTRPKPQGNANITTGTPNQTMFRDGMAYNQGSHLNQASTFSAPQNTGTGTDMSNLVLNVFHDPSVINNDHGIDAEYLSSRLNLPEDTVRKIIQEQVEMGHLYATIDDNHYKSTMNG, from the exons atgtacggcggcggcgggagctacGATGGCGGGGCCGGGAACGCCAACTCCCTGTTCGGCGGCGGGGGGTTCATGCCCTCGCAGTCGACCAACCccgcggaggggagcggcggcggcggcttccccAAG GCTCGGAACGCCCAGACGCTGCTCCCGCTCACCGTGAAGCAGATCATGGATGCGTCCCAGACCAGCGACGACAAGTCGAATTTTGCTGTCAATGGCTTGGAAGTATCCACG GTTAGGCTTGTAGGACGCATTTTAAATAAGGTTGATCGGGTCACGGATGTATCATTCACTCTTGACGATGGTACAGGCAGGATACCTGTGAACCGCTG gGAAAACGATAGTACTGACACTAAAGAGATGGCTGACGTTCA GAATGGTGACTATGCCATTGTTAATGGTGGTCTAAAAGGTTTTCAAGGGAAGCGTCAAGTGGTTGCTTACTCTGTGAG GCTTGTAACCAACTTCAATGATGTAACACATCACTTTCTTCACTGCATTCATGTGCACTTGGAGCTTACCAGGCCAAAG CCCCAAGGAAATGCTAATATAACAACAGGAACTCCTAACCAAACTATGTTTAGGGATGGTATGGCGTATAACCAAGGTTCACACCTTAATCAG GCCTCAACATTTTCTGCACCACAAAATACTGGTACTGGAACAGATATGTCCAACTTGGTCTTGAATGTTTTTCATGACCCATCAGTTAT AAACAATGACCATGGAATAGACGCAGAGTATCTCAGCAGTCGACTTAATCTACCAGAGGATACAGTCAG GAAGATCATTCAAGAACAAGTTGAAATGGGGCATTTATATGCAACTATTGATGACAACCATTACAAGTCCACGATGAATGGTTGA